A single region of the Pontibacter kalidii genome encodes:
- a CDS encoding BamA/TamA family outer membrane protein has product MTRSITKCNFIGLLLGCWLGTHAASAQITSPPQDSITIAIAPDYNDVSKRHRFWFGDNYRGLWATPVKMRVLRLSEEQGGMKILQRGGGQQTKSLRLQDATGREWALRTVQKDPEKALPENLRETVAKDIVQDQISASHPFGALVVPPLAEALNVLHTNPEIVYLPDDPALQADSLAAYANAVYLLEEREPVRHGVDTDNTEKVLEKLKEDNDDRVNQHAVLRARLLDIVVGDWDRHEDQWRWRDLEDEVGKIYDPIPRDRDQIFFKNEGVIPKIGSRKWIMPKFQGFDEEIRGIEGFNFNARYFDRMFMNQLSEEVWREEVRYVQQQLTDRLIDEAVRRMPQPIYEQSGPEIARIMKARRNNLMEQALTYYRFLSKAVDVPGSDKHEEFVLDYLPGGDINLKVYKIKKDSTRDRLLMDRTFTPEVTDELRLYGRGDEDVFTVQGSGKSSIKVRLIGGGSADAFNIANNFRNSGKLLIYDRSDEENILPAKSMAKIRTSTDTIVNHYDPRSFKYNQLMPLATAGYNLDDGILLGLGFKYTKHGFRKEPYAAQHKLMVGHALATNAFFGNYEGDFPHLIGKFDLGVTLDANAPNNTNNFFGVGNNTEFIDTGSKPIRYYRTRYDFIESQVVLRRQLTPRFQVYGGVTGQFFSMQSDDNEGRFINLYQAENPEENLFESKYYGGLVGGFTLDTRNDAVQPSSGVYWSTRLRGLGQLNDEKEEYGQLQSELGFYFKLSERLVMANRVGGGTTYGDPAFFQLLYLGGSDNLRGYRNYRFAGEQMAFHNLELRLKLFDFTSFLFPGTFGLIGFNDVGRVWSDRGDDGGGLHHGYGGGIYVLPAELILLHGVVGFSEDGVLPYFSVGFRF; this is encoded by the coding sequence ATGACAAGAAGTATAACCAAGTGCAATTTTATAGGGCTGCTGCTCGGCTGTTGGCTGGGCACCCACGCGGCATCGGCACAAATCACCTCACCACCACAGGATAGTATAACCATAGCCATCGCCCCGGATTATAACGACGTGAGCAAGCGCCACCGCTTCTGGTTCGGCGATAATTACCGCGGGCTTTGGGCCACGCCCGTTAAGATGCGGGTTTTAAGGCTGAGCGAGGAACAGGGCGGCATGAAGATACTGCAGCGCGGCGGCGGGCAGCAGACCAAGTCGTTGCGCCTGCAGGACGCCACCGGCAGGGAGTGGGCGCTGCGCACGGTGCAGAAAGACCCGGAAAAGGCCCTGCCCGAGAATCTGCGCGAAACTGTGGCCAAAGATATTGTGCAGGACCAGATTTCGGCCTCGCACCCTTTTGGCGCACTGGTAGTGCCGCCCCTGGCGGAGGCCCTGAACGTGCTGCACACCAACCCCGAGATCGTGTACCTGCCCGACGACCCTGCCTTGCAGGCCGACTCCCTGGCCGCCTATGCCAATGCCGTATACTTGCTGGAGGAGCGGGAGCCAGTCCGGCACGGCGTGGACACCGACAATACCGAGAAGGTGCTGGAGAAACTGAAAGAGGATAACGACGACCGCGTGAACCAGCACGCCGTGCTGCGGGCCAGGCTGCTCGATATCGTGGTAGGCGACTGGGACCGCCACGAGGACCAATGGCGCTGGCGTGACCTGGAGGATGAAGTTGGCAAGATCTACGACCCTATCCCGCGCGACCGGGACCAGATTTTCTTTAAGAACGAGGGCGTAATCCCCAAGATAGGGTCCAGGAAATGGATTATGCCCAAGTTTCAGGGCTTCGACGAGGAGATACGCGGCATAGAGGGCTTTAACTTTAATGCCCGCTACTTCGACCGCATGTTCATGAACCAACTCAGCGAGGAGGTATGGCGCGAGGAGGTGCGCTATGTGCAGCAACAGCTGACAGATAGGTTGATTGATGAGGCCGTGCGCCGCATGCCGCAGCCTATTTACGAGCAGAGCGGCCCCGAGATAGCCCGCATCATGAAGGCCCGCCGCAACAATCTGATGGAGCAGGCGCTTACGTACTACCGTTTCCTGTCGAAAGCGGTGGATGTGCCCGGCTCAGACAAGCATGAGGAGTTTGTGCTGGATTACCTGCCGGGCGGCGACATCAACCTGAAAGTATACAAGATAAAGAAAGACAGCACCCGCGACCGCCTGCTGATGGACCGCACCTTTACCCCGGAGGTCACGGACGAGCTGCGGCTGTATGGCCGTGGCGATGAGGATGTGTTCACGGTGCAGGGCAGCGGCAAATCAAGTATAAAAGTGCGCCTGATAGGAGGGGGCAGCGCCGATGCGTTCAACATCGCCAACAACTTCCGTAACAGCGGTAAGCTGCTGATCTACGACCGCTCAGACGAGGAAAATATACTTCCGGCTAAAAGTATGGCCAAGATCCGCACCTCCACCGACACCATCGTGAACCACTACGACCCGCGCAGCTTTAAGTATAACCAGCTGATGCCGCTGGCCACCGCGGGCTATAATCTGGACGATGGCATTTTGCTGGGGCTGGGCTTTAAGTATACCAAGCACGGTTTCCGGAAGGAGCCCTATGCGGCACAGCACAAATTGATGGTAGGGCACGCCCTGGCTACCAATGCCTTTTTTGGTAATTACGAAGGCGATTTTCCGCACCTGATCGGTAAGTTTGACCTGGGCGTGACGCTGGATGCCAATGCCCCGAACAACACCAACAACTTCTTTGGCGTGGGCAACAACACCGAGTTCATCGACACCGGCAGCAAACCTATCCGCTACTATCGTACCCGCTACGACTTTATAGAGTCGCAGGTGGTATTGCGGCGTCAGCTTACCCCGCGGTTCCAGGTATATGGTGGTGTGACAGGTCAGTTCTTCAGCATGCAGTCAGATGACAATGAGGGGCGCTTCATCAACCTGTACCAGGCAGAAAACCCGGAGGAGAACCTGTTCGAGAGCAAGTATTACGGTGGCCTGGTGGGCGGATTTACCCTGGATACGCGAAATGATGCGGTGCAGCCTTCCAGCGGAGTATACTGGAGCACTCGCCTACGCGGACTGGGCCAGTTAAACGATGAGAAGGAGGAGTATGGGCAGTTGCAGTCGGAGCTGGGTTTCTACTTTAAGCTGAGCGAGAGGCTGGTGATGGCCAACCGTGTTGGCGGCGGCACCACCTACGGCGACCCGGCTTTTTTCCAGCTGCTATACCTGGGCGGCTCCGACAACCTGCGCGGCTACCGCAACTATCGCTTCGCCGGCGAGCAGATGGCCTTCCACAACCTGGAGCTGCGCCTCAAGCTGTTCGACTTCACGTCCTTTCTATTTCCGGGCACTTTCGGCCTGATCGGCTTTAACGACGTAGGCCGCGTGTGGTCAGACAGGGGCGATGACGGCGGCGGTTTGCACCACGGCTACGGCGGTGGCATTTACGTACTCCCGGCAGAGCTCATACTTCTGCACGGGGTAGTCGGATTTTCAGAAGACGGGGTACTGCCGTACTTCTCGGTGGGATTCAGGTTTTAA
- a CDS encoding rhomboid family intramembrane serine protease: MSITDDIKNAFRQPNNTLKQLILINVMVFLVFLIIGTPLSWIGYGWVEKLVVYYLSLPSEPIEFLTKPWTLITYFFTHEGFLHILFNMLNLYWFGMLVTEYLGTRRLLSLYVLGGIAGGLLYIAMYNLLPGFAEKSANSQLIGASASVLAVVVAAATLLPNYTFNLLLIGPVRIKYIAAAIVLLSWYFARASSDNAGGNIAHLGGAFIGWLFVKQLQRGNDMGRPVLAVLDFFANLFKRKPKLKVTHSSFTGGRAKPNGRSSSSNGPISPDQSEIDRILDKISSSGYESLSKEEKQKLFQASQKD, encoded by the coding sequence ATGAGTATAACCGACGATATAAAAAACGCTTTCCGGCAGCCCAACAACACGCTCAAGCAGCTCATCCTCATCAACGTGATGGTTTTTCTGGTTTTCCTGATAATTGGTACGCCATTAAGCTGGATAGGATATGGATGGGTAGAGAAGCTAGTAGTTTATTATCTTTCATTGCCATCCGAGCCAATTGAGTTTCTTACGAAACCTTGGACTTTAATCACGTATTTCTTTACTCACGAAGGATTTCTGCATATACTCTTTAATATGCTGAATCTGTATTGGTTTGGAATGTTAGTGACTGAATATTTAGGAACCAGAAGGTTGTTGAGTCTTTATGTGCTTGGTGGCATAGCAGGAGGTTTGCTTTATATTGCAATGTACAATTTGCTCCCAGGTTTCGCTGAGAAAAGTGCTAACTCCCAATTAATTGGAGCATCAGCTAGTGTGCTTGCAGTAGTAGTAGCTGCAGCTACGCTGTTACCTAATTATACTTTCAATTTGCTCCTAATTGGTCCTGTTAGGATTAAGTACATTGCTGCTGCAATTGTTCTGTTATCTTGGTATTTTGCTCGAGCTAGTAGCGACAACGCCGGCGGCAACATTGCCCACCTGGGCGGCGCCTTTATAGGGTGGCTGTTTGTAAAGCAGCTGCAGCGCGGCAACGACATGGGCCGACCCGTGCTGGCTGTCCTCGATTTTTTTGCGAACCTGTTCAAGCGCAAGCCAAAACTGAAGGTAACGCACAGCAGCTTTACCGGTGGCAGGGCCAAGCCCAACGGCAGGAGCAGTAGCAGCAACGGCCCCATTAGCCCCGACCAGAGCGAGATAGATCGGATCCTCGACAAGATTTCCAGCTCCGGCTACGAGAGCCTCTCCAAGGAAGAAAAGCAAAAGCTCTTCCAGGCAAGCCAGAAAGACTAG
- a CDS encoding rhomboid family intramembrane serine protease — protein sequence MVRNLLIINVVVFLLQINGVISLETFALHYFGSELFRPIQLFTHMFMHGGWSHLFSNMFSLFIFGPMLERFWGPQRFLAFYLITGLGASFLYSGVRAYELNGLESETATYMVNPEPMAFYNYMEEHYNGRYNTEFAVEFRRNPDNPTYIEESKEAVRYVFGQVFNSPMLGASGAVFGILMAFGLLFPNLELFLIFLPIPIKAKYFVLLYGGYELYAGFNRVPGDNVAHFAHLGGMLFAYILVRMWQRNDYRNF from the coding sequence ATGGTCAGGAACCTCCTGATCATCAACGTGGTTGTTTTCCTGTTGCAGATCAACGGCGTGATCAGTCTGGAAACGTTTGCCCTGCACTATTTTGGTTCCGAGTTGTTCCGCCCCATCCAGCTGTTCACCCACATGTTCATGCATGGCGGCTGGTCACACCTGTTCAGCAACATGTTCAGCCTTTTCATCTTCGGGCCAATGCTGGAGCGGTTCTGGGGGCCGCAGCGCTTCCTGGCTTTCTACCTGATAACAGGCCTGGGAGCCAGCTTTTTATACTCCGGTGTGCGGGCCTATGAGCTCAACGGCCTGGAGAGCGAAACAGCCACCTACATGGTGAACCCGGAGCCGATGGCGTTCTATAACTACATGGAGGAACACTACAACGGCCGCTACAACACCGAGTTTGCCGTGGAGTTCCGCCGCAATCCCGACAACCCGACCTACATAGAAGAAAGCAAGGAAGCGGTGCGTTATGTGTTCGGCCAGGTGTTCAACAGCCCGATGCTGGGTGCCTCCGGGGCCGTTTTCGGTATCCTGATGGCCTTTGGCCTGTTGTTCCCGAACCTGGAGCTGTTCCTCATCTTCCTGCCCATCCCCATAAAGGCCAAGTACTTCGTGCTGCTCTACGGGGGGTACGAATTGTATGCCGGCTTTAACCGGGTGCCCGGCGATAACGTAGCACACTTTGCGCACCTCGGCGGCATGCTGTTCGCGTATATACTGGTAAGAATGTGGCAGCGCAACGATTACCGTAACTTCTAA
- the mutL gene encoding DNA mismatch repair endonuclease MutL, which translates to MPDIIHLLPDFLANQIAAGEVVQRPASVVKELLENAIDAQASSIQLIVKEAGKQLVQVVDNGVGMTETDARMCFERHATSKIRTTDDLFRIRTMGFRGEAMASIGAVAQVELRTKPVGAETGTRLLIEGSEVVAQEPVVTPEGTSIAVKNLFYNVPARRNFLKSNAVEMRHILEEFQRVALAYPDIAFSLHHNELEVFNLPATKLSQRIVSILGSTYKNQMAYCEEDTGFLVVKGYIGKPEHAKKTRGEQFFFVNNRFVKSGYLNHAVMTAFEGLVAKENHPFYVLFIEIDPEKIDINVHPTKTEIKFEDEKTVYAIVHAAVKRALGAYNIAPSLDFEQDVNYAPLQPIRLQGGFNSEYEPERNTSGSGGSTSFPGFTPPATTKRAVSKGWEQLYEPMKDVQQEERASMGTLETGLLSNAFAAPDTAPASAKKAIQIHQKYLLVQVKSGMMVIDQQAAQERILYEKYMASLQKKTGASQALLFPQTVELSPADAVLIKELAAEFKDMGFQFEDFGGNTIILNGIPADVLAADEKELLEELIEQYKNNSATLKLDKRENLARAMAKRLSARLLARMSDLEMNSLVDRLFACQVPNYTPGGQKTLVIMELSQLHDLFLKN; encoded by the coding sequence ATGCCCGATATCATACATTTACTGCCTGATTTCCTTGCCAACCAGATTGCGGCTGGCGAGGTGGTGCAACGCCCTGCCTCCGTGGTGAAGGAACTGCTGGAGAACGCCATCGACGCGCAGGCCTCCAGCATCCAGCTGATCGTGAAGGAGGCAGGTAAGCAGCTGGTGCAGGTGGTGGACAATGGGGTAGGCATGACCGAGACCGACGCCCGCATGTGCTTTGAGCGCCACGCCACCTCCAAAATCCGCACCACCGACGACCTGTTCCGCATCCGCACCATGGGCTTCCGGGGCGAGGCCATGGCCTCTATCGGGGCAGTGGCGCAGGTAGAGCTCAGAACAAAGCCAGTCGGGGCCGAAACGGGTACCAGGCTGCTGATAGAAGGCTCCGAAGTGGTGGCGCAGGAGCCGGTGGTTACGCCGGAGGGCACTTCCATCGCCGTCAAGAACCTCTTTTACAACGTACCGGCCCGCCGTAACTTTCTTAAATCCAACGCGGTGGAGATGCGCCACATCCTGGAGGAGTTCCAGCGAGTGGCCCTGGCCTACCCGGATATCGCCTTCTCGCTGCACCACAACGAACTGGAGGTGTTTAACCTGCCCGCCACCAAGCTGAGCCAGCGGATTGTAAGTATACTGGGCAGCACCTACAAAAACCAGATGGCCTACTGCGAGGAGGACACGGGCTTTCTGGTGGTGAAAGGCTACATTGGCAAGCCGGAGCACGCCAAGAAAACGCGCGGTGAGCAGTTCTTCTTCGTGAACAACCGCTTTGTGAAGAGCGGCTACCTGAACCATGCCGTGATGACGGCTTTTGAGGGATTGGTGGCCAAGGAGAACCACCCGTTCTACGTGCTCTTCATCGAGATCGACCCGGAGAAGATCGACATCAACGTGCACCCCACCAAGACAGAGATCAAGTTTGAGGACGAGAAAACGGTGTACGCCATTGTGCATGCGGCCGTGAAGCGCGCCCTCGGCGCCTATAACATTGCTCCCTCGCTGGATTTTGAGCAGGACGTGAATTACGCGCCGCTGCAGCCCATCCGTTTGCAGGGGGGCTTTAACAGCGAGTATGAGCCGGAGCGGAATACCTCTGGCAGTGGCGGGAGTACTTCCTTTCCGGGCTTTACGCCGCCGGCCACCACCAAGCGCGCCGTTTCCAAGGGATGGGAGCAGCTGTATGAGCCGATGAAAGACGTGCAGCAGGAGGAGCGCGCAAGTATGGGCACTTTAGAAACCGGCCTGTTGAGCAATGCCTTCGCTGCCCCGGACACAGCGCCTGCCTCTGCTAAGAAAGCCATCCAGATACACCAGAAATACCTGCTGGTGCAGGTAAAATCGGGGATGATGGTGATAGACCAGCAGGCGGCGCAGGAGCGCATCCTCTACGAGAAGTACATGGCCTCGCTGCAGAAGAAGACCGGGGCCTCGCAGGCGCTGCTGTTCCCGCAAACGGTGGAGCTTTCGCCGGCCGATGCCGTGCTGATAAAGGAGCTGGCGGCGGAGTTTAAGGACATGGGCTTCCAGTTTGAGGACTTCGGCGGCAATACCATCATCCTGAATGGCATACCGGCCGATGTGCTGGCCGCCGACGAAAAAGAGTTGCTGGAGGAGCTGATTGAGCAGTACAAAAACAATTCTGCTACGTTAAAGCTTGATAAAAGGGAGAACCTGGCTCGCGCCATGGCCAAACGGCTGTCGGCGCGCCTGCTGGCACGCATGAGCGACCTGGAAATGAATTCGCTCGTAGACAGGCTTTTTGCGTGCCAGGTGCCGAACTATACGCCCGGCGGCCAGAAAACGCTCGTGATCATGGAGCTAAGCCAGCTGCACGATCTTTTCCTGAAAAACTGA